The proteins below come from a single Caulobacter flavus genomic window:
- a CDS encoding xanthine dehydrogenase family protein molybdopterin-binding subunit encodes MSAQVARTGQPISRVDGPLKVSGTAHYAAEYAVPDLLHAVVVDSTIAKGRIVAIDASAALALTGVVSVITHDNRPHVAQLRYAYKDTVGPPGGPFKPLFDDKVHFDAQPIAVVVGETYEAARDGAALVRVTYEREPHQTDFSAVLDQSYKPSLPRIAIARPPKPRGDVEAATAQSTFKIAQTWKSVAEHHNPMEMFATTVAWEGEGKITVYDKTQGSQNVQLYLKQSLGFKLKNVRVVNTYVGGAFGSGLRPQHSAFLATLAAKALRRSVRLMLTRQQMFSLCYRPDAAQDLALACDEAGRLTAVRHHAVCATSPFEDHQDVTVNWSGMAYACPSAHLTYELAKVDTCTPSDMRAPGAATGQFALECAMDELAYAAGIDPLELRRRNFVDHDQNLDKPITSKALEACYEQGAAAFGWSRRSMAPGSMREDHELIGWGMAGGVWDARMAPTPTRARVTLSADGGLEVAAAASDIGTGTYTILAQIAGEAFGLPPERVTVRLGDSTLPFNPVEGGSWMAASTGAAVQKACDRLKAALLKAARKQEGVRHLKADQARFDQGLLIHPGLPTGAIALAGLLAAADMASLAATGTAVMDMIGMLKHISYTHSAVFAEVRVDEELGVIRVTRVVSAIAAGRILNPKTARSQILGGVVMGLSQALHEEALTDHRLGRLMNHNFAEYHIPTNADVEEIEVIFVEEQDPKASPLGVKGVGEIGIVGVAAAISNAVFHATGKRVRDLPITIDKLMVSSPGSENPGAC; translated from the coding sequence ATGAGCGCACAGGTCGCCCGCACAGGTCAGCCGATCAGCCGCGTCGACGGCCCGCTCAAGGTGAGCGGAACGGCCCATTACGCCGCCGAATATGCCGTGCCGGATCTTCTCCATGCCGTCGTCGTGGACTCCACCATCGCCAAGGGCCGCATCGTCGCCATCGATGCTTCGGCCGCCCTGGCCCTGACCGGCGTGGTCTCGGTGATCACCCACGACAACCGGCCGCATGTGGCGCAGCTACGCTATGCTTACAAGGACACGGTCGGACCGCCCGGCGGTCCGTTCAAGCCCCTGTTCGACGACAAGGTCCATTTCGACGCCCAGCCGATCGCGGTCGTGGTCGGCGAGACCTATGAAGCGGCTCGCGACGGCGCCGCCCTGGTCAGGGTGACCTACGAACGAGAGCCCCACCAGACCGACTTCTCCGCAGTCCTGGACCAGTCCTACAAACCCTCTCTGCCGCGTATCGCCATCGCCCGCCCGCCCAAGCCACGTGGCGATGTCGAGGCCGCGACAGCCCAGTCGACCTTCAAGATCGCCCAGACCTGGAAGAGCGTCGCCGAGCATCACAATCCCATGGAAATGTTCGCCACCACCGTGGCGTGGGAGGGCGAGGGCAAGATCACCGTCTATGACAAGACGCAAGGCTCGCAGAACGTTCAGCTCTATCTGAAGCAATCCTTGGGCTTCAAGCTCAAGAACGTCCGGGTGGTCAACACCTATGTCGGCGGCGCCTTCGGCTCGGGTTTGCGGCCACAGCATTCGGCGTTCCTGGCGACCCTTGCGGCCAAGGCCCTTAGACGCTCGGTGCGGCTGATGTTGACCCGCCAGCAGATGTTCAGCCTGTGCTACCGGCCCGACGCCGCCCAGGATCTGGCCCTGGCCTGCGACGAGGCGGGCCGGCTGACCGCCGTGCGTCACCACGCCGTCTGCGCCACCTCGCCTTTCGAGGATCACCAGGACGTCACTGTCAATTGGTCGGGCATGGCCTATGCCTGCCCCAGCGCCCACCTGACTTACGAGCTGGCCAAGGTCGACACCTGCACACCGTCCGACATGCGCGCGCCCGGCGCGGCCACGGGCCAGTTCGCGCTGGAATGCGCCATGGACGAGCTGGCCTATGCGGCAGGCATCGACCCCCTGGAGCTTCGCCGCCGCAACTTCGTCGACCACGATCAGAACCTCGACAAGCCCATCACCAGCAAGGCGCTTGAGGCCTGCTACGAGCAAGGCGCGGCCGCCTTCGGCTGGTCGCGGCGCAGCATGGCGCCAGGGTCGATGCGCGAGGACCACGAGCTGATCGGCTGGGGGATGGCCGGCGGCGTCTGGGACGCGCGCATGGCCCCGACCCCGACGCGCGCGCGCGTCACCTTGAGCGCCGATGGCGGCCTGGAGGTGGCGGCCGCCGCCAGCGACATCGGCACGGGCACCTATACGATCCTGGCCCAGATCGCAGGCGAGGCCTTCGGACTGCCGCCGGAACGCGTCACCGTCCGGCTCGGCGACTCCACCCTGCCCTTCAATCCCGTCGAAGGCGGCTCGTGGATGGCGGCCAGCACCGGCGCGGCCGTCCAAAAGGCCTGTGACAGGCTGAAAGCCGCATTGTTGAAGGCGGCGCGCAAGCAAGAGGGCGTTCGCCACCTGAAGGCGGACCAAGCCCGTTTCGATCAGGGCTTGCTCATTCACCCCGGCCTGCCGACCGGCGCCATTGCCCTGGCCGGTCTGCTGGCCGCTGCCGACATGGCCAGCCTGGCCGCGACGGGTACGGCGGTGATGGATATGATCGGAATGCTCAAGCACATCAGCTACACGCACTCGGCCGTCTTTGCCGAGGTTCGGGTCGATGAGGAGCTGGGCGTCATCCGCGTCACGCGGGTCGTCAGCGCGATCGCCGCAGGCCGCATCCTCAATCCCAAGACCGCCCGCAGTCAGATCCTGGGCGGTGTGGTCATGGGCCTTAGCCAGGCCCTGCACGAGGAGGCGCTGACCGATCATCGCCTGGGCCGGCTGATGAACCACAACTTCGCCGAATACCACATTCCAACCAACGCCGACGTCGAAGAGATCGAGGTGATCTTCGTCGAGGAGCAGGACCCCAAGGCCAGCCCGCTAGGCGTCAAGGGCGTGGGCGAGATCGGCATCGTGGGCGTGGCTGCGGCGATCAGCAACGCGGTGTTCCACGCCACTGGCAAGCGCGTTCGCGATCTACCGATCACGATCGACAAGCTTATGGTTTCGTCGCCGGGCAGCGAGAACCCGGGCGCCTGCTAG
- a CDS encoding (2Fe-2S)-binding protein → MMTADLHPAAVPVAITINGRAYELRVDPWVTLLDLLREQLGLTGSKKGCDHGQCGACTVLIDDKRINSCLVLAVTKHGSAVTTIEGVGAPGDLHPLQQAFVEHDAFQCGYCTPGQICSALGLIAEGQAKTRDEVRELMSGNLCRCGAYTNITDAIVDVMERAAAACGREDAA, encoded by the coding sequence ATGATGACGGCCGACCTTCACCCCGCCGCCGTGCCGGTGGCGATCACTATCAATGGCCGGGCCTATGAGTTGCGCGTCGACCCGTGGGTCACGCTCCTGGATCTCCTTCGCGAGCAACTGGGCCTGACCGGTTCCAAGAAGGGCTGCGACCATGGCCAGTGCGGCGCGTGCACCGTTCTGATCGACGACAAGCGCATCAATTCCTGCCTGGTGCTGGCCGTCACCAAGCATGGCAGCGCCGTAACCACGATCGAAGGGGTGGGCGCGCCCGGCGACCTGCACCCCCTGCAGCAAGCTTTCGTCGAGCACGACGCTTTCCAATGCGGCTATTGCACGCCCGGTCAGATCTGCTCGGCCCTGGGCCTGATCGCCGAAGGCCAAGCCAAAACCCGCGACGAGGTCCGCGAGCTGATGAGCGGCAATCTCTGCCGTTGCGGGGCCTACACCAACATCACCGACGCCATCGTCGATGTGATGGAGCGGGCCGCTGCGGCCTGCGGCCGGGAGGATGCGGCGTGA
- a CDS encoding FAD binding domain-containing protein, with translation MNRFDYLRAATLDEAIAALSADPGAKVIAGGTNLVDLMKYDVAKPSRVVDITRLPLDAIEERADGGLRLGALATNADTAYDPRVKARYPLLASAILAGASGQLRNAATTGGNLLQRTRCYYFYDPGVACNKREPGSGCPAIGGVNRIHAVLGASEQCIAVHPSDMCVAMAALDARINVEGPQGPRVIAFEDFHRLPGDSPHIDTTLQPGEVITSVDLPPDDFGPHYTYLKLRDRLSYAFALVSVAAALKIERGCIAEVRLALGGLAHKPWRDRHGEASLVGKIPDRASFQAAADQILAGAVGQGHNDFKIDLARRAIVRALAQAAAGTPQSQSVKRVN, from the coding sequence GTGAACCGCTTCGACTACCTCCGCGCCGCCACCCTCGACGAGGCCATTGCGGCCCTGAGCGCCGATCCAGGCGCCAAGGTGATCGCCGGCGGCACCAATCTCGTCGATCTGATGAAGTATGACGTGGCCAAGCCCTCGCGGGTCGTCGACATCACCCGGCTGCCACTCGACGCCATCGAGGAGCGCGCGGACGGCGGCCTGCGGCTGGGCGCACTGGCGACCAACGCTGACACCGCTTACGATCCGCGCGTCAAGGCCCGCTATCCATTGCTGGCCAGCGCGATCCTGGCCGGCGCGTCCGGCCAGCTGCGCAATGCCGCCACCACGGGCGGCAACCTGCTTCAGCGCACCCGGTGCTACTATTTTTACGACCCCGGCGTGGCCTGCAACAAGCGCGAGCCCGGGTCAGGGTGCCCAGCGATCGGGGGTGTCAATCGGATCCACGCCGTGCTCGGGGCCAGCGAGCAGTGCATCGCCGTTCACCCCTCGGACATGTGCGTCGCCATGGCGGCGCTGGACGCCCGGATCAATGTCGAAGGCCCGCAAGGCCCCCGTGTCATCGCCTTCGAGGACTTCCACCGCCTGCCAGGCGACAGCCCTCATATCGACACCACGTTGCAGCCGGGCGAAGTCATCACCTCGGTCGATCTGCCGCCGGACGACTTTGGTCCTCACTACACCTATCTGAAACTGCGCGACCGCCTGTCCTACGCCTTCGCGCTGGTATCGGTGGCCGCCGCCCTCAAGATTGAGCGGGGCTGCATCGCGGAGGTAAGGCTGGCTCTGGGCGGCCTTGCCCATAAGCCCTGGCGCGATCGACACGGCGAGGCTTCGCTGGTTGGTAAAATCCCTGATCGCGCGAGCTTCCAGGCGGCCGCCGATCAGATTCTGGCCGGCGCCGTCGGCCAGGGGCACAACGATTTCAAGATCGACCTGGCGCGCCGGGCTATTGTCCGCGCCCTCGCTCAGGCGGCGGCGGGGACCCCGCAGTCGCAATCGGTCAAGCGGGTGAACTAG
- a CDS encoding catalase family protein translates to MLFDPPVHPLAYAPSIEEPEKDEAETTQGLIEQMRKIAEITYEDGGHALRGVHAKTHGIVRGQLVVPQGLPSVLAQGLFAEAGSHDVVMRFSTAPGDILDDSVSTPRGLAIKVFGAQGPRLPGSEGASTQDFVLVNGKAFSTPKAKMFLANVKLLAATTDKAEGLKKVLSAALRGAETVVEAAGGQSATLKSLGGHPLTHILGESFFSQAPIRFGDYVAKIGVRPIAPALTALTDAPVDLKARPDGLREAVSAFFAANGGEWEVVVQLRTDAEAMPIEDSHTPWPEDKSPYLPVARLVVGPQASWDAARTPRINDALAFSPWHGLAAHQPLGSIMRVRKAVYEASQEFRLTRTGCPLHEPAAADEVS, encoded by the coding sequence ATGCTGTTTGATCCTCCTGTTCACCCGCTCGCCTACGCGCCCTCGATCGAGGAGCCCGAAAAAGACGAAGCCGAGACGACGCAGGGGCTGATCGAGCAGATGCGAAAGATCGCCGAGATCACCTACGAAGATGGCGGCCATGCCCTGCGGGGCGTTCACGCCAAGACCCATGGCATTGTTCGTGGACAACTGGTGGTGCCTCAGGGCCTGCCGTCGGTCCTGGCCCAGGGGCTGTTTGCCGAGGCCGGCAGTCATGACGTCGTGATGCGGTTTTCAACCGCGCCGGGCGACATCCTGGACGACAGCGTGTCGACGCCGCGCGGGCTGGCCATCAAGGTGTTCGGCGCACAAGGCCCGCGGCTTCCGGGGTCCGAGGGGGCCTCAACGCAGGACTTCGTGCTCGTCAACGGCAAGGCGTTCAGCACGCCGAAGGCCAAGATGTTCCTGGCCAATGTCAAGCTCCTGGCGGCCACGACCGACAAGGCCGAAGGGCTCAAAAAGGTGCTTTCGGCGGCCCTCCGCGGGGCCGAAACCGTGGTGGAAGCCGCCGGTGGCCAAAGCGCGACCCTGAAGTCGCTCGGGGGACATCCGCTGACCCACATCCTGGGCGAAAGTTTCTTCAGCCAGGCGCCGATCCGCTTTGGCGACTACGTGGCCAAGATCGGCGTGCGGCCGATCGCGCCGGCGCTGACCGCTTTGACGGATGCTCCGGTAGACCTGAAGGCAAGGCCGGATGGCCTGCGCGAAGCGGTCAGCGCCTTTTTCGCGGCCAATGGCGGCGAGTGGGAGGTCGTGGTCCAGCTGCGCACCGACGCCGAGGCGATGCCGATCGAGGACAGCCACACGCCTTGGCCCGAGGACAAGAGCCCCTACCTGCCGGTGGCGCGGCTGGTCGTCGGGCCCCAGGCCAGCTGGGACGCGGCGCGCACGCCCAGGATCAATGACGCGCTGGCCTTCAGTCCCTGGCATGGCCTGGCCGCTCACCAGCCGCTCGGCTCGATCATGCGGGTTCGCAAGGCCGTCTACGAGGCCTCGCAGGAATTTCGGCTCACGCGCACCGGCTGCCCGCTGCACGAGCCGGCGGCGGCCGACGAGGTCAGCTAG